One Vanrija pseudolonga chromosome 5, complete sequence genomic window, ACACGCGTGTCACAGACCTTGCGACCGTCCGCCACAATACACACGACAACCTTCTTCCAGGCACCGACGCCCCAGGTCTTGGAACGCGTACGCGAGTTGAGATGATTGATGTTTTTGATGACGGCGTTGAGGGTTCTGAGGAATAGGTGACCGTCTTCGTTGTACATTGTCATGACAACCTGCGAAAGTTAGGCAACACATACTCCAGGCACCTACAAAGAGCTCAGTGCGTCGACCATACAGGTACGGCCTGAGGTTGAACTTGCGTCTGAGAAAGTCGTCCGGGTCACATGTGGCCGCAGAGTAGCGCATCTTCTCCATCTCgcccggctcggcgccaaccGCACCAGTGCTGGTTGGGATAACGGGCCGGGGCACGGGCACGTCCATGACAAGGTTGCCATTGAACAGGGGGATCTGCTTGACAACACGGCGGGCCAGGAGGTTCTCGCGGGCAGCGTGCCAGTGAGATGAGCCGGAGAATCCCGGGCTGGCCGGCAGCTGGCCTCCGCCCATCATTGGCGATGGAGGGTACGTGTTGACACCGTACAGGCTGCCCGTGGGGGCAGGGGTGTTGTTGTAGCCTTGCGAAGGAACGATGGCGCCGACATCATactccttggccgcggcgcccggGAGGTGGGTGTGCGAGTCGTAGGACTTGTAGTCGTCTGCAAAGTCGTTGCCATGGTACCCTGCGGTGTAGTCTGTGTAATCGGGCTCGTCAGGCGGCGTGTTCGGATACGTGTTGGCGGACCGACCTCCTCCGTGGTTGTCGTACCCTTGGTCGTAGTGGGGGTCGTGGGAGTGGTAGCTCGGGGACGCCTGGAGCTGTGGCTGGGACACTGGTGACCGTCCTTGTGGTGGGTAGATCTGGGACATGACTGGTTGTGGGTgtgatggtgatggtggcTCGTAGTGGTGGTTGACGGTTGACAGATGTGAACGATTGTAGGTATCGGCTCGAGTGCCGTAGTGTGGTGTGCTGCGCTCTGCGCTGCGGTCGAGGTGTGGAGATGTGTAAGAGGGGGATGGGCCAGATGGGCCAGATGGACCAGGATGGGAGGGTGAAGggtgctgctgatgctggtGCTGATAGGGGGCCAGTGCGAGATGGGGTGCCGACCAGTTTGTACGCTGGGTCAAGGTAAACGAGGGTGAGGAAGGAGCGTTGGAATAGACGTCCGAGTGGGTCGAGCGCACACtgtcgcgccgagcagcttgcTGAGGCTGATGCTGTGCCGTACCGTCGTAGTCGTGTACAGGGACAATCTGGACCGGAGGGTCATAGACTGAGAAGAGGTCGTAGctcatggcggcggcggcggcggcggcgggcgcggtggGTGGCCAGCGTGTGGTCGTGTGGTGTCAAGGGTGGCtgcgacgagcttggccgcaGTAGGCAGGCAGTCGGCGTCTGAGGCGCGGCGCTAGGCCACTACTGTGCATGCACCTGAGCGGAGAGAGAGCAGGCGACCTGAGCCAGAGCCCAGCGAGGCAAGTGCAACAATGTTACTGCCCCgtgcgcgctggctggctgcgacGGGTATTGTGATTGAGATCGTGTCGCGCGTTGTTGCGAGTAGTGGCTtgtgcgtcgtcgggggCGTCGCTTGGCGTTGCAGGTGTCAAGCTGGTCGAGCCCGTGGCGTGTCGACACTGTTGCGTTCGGGAGCGTCAATTAGCACTTGGCACTGACCATCGTGGCGTCAAAGTCAAGGACAAAAAAGTCAGTGGAAAGCGAGTGAGCATGGGCAGCTTTGtctcgaggtggtcgagagATATTTGTGCTCCATCGCGCAGTAGCATGACCGCGAGTCAGTCACcggcctgcggcggcgtcgacggcgaggggtgAGCTTGTCGAAGAGAGAGTACGACGAAGAAGGATGGGCAGGAGGTATAGTCGTTCGAGTGGGCtagggcaggcaggcaggacaAGAGGCGTCGCGGGCCGGAACacaagggggggggggaggggagcaAGAAAGCAACAaagggcggctcggcgggcgggtggaaTGTGGATATGTGGAACCCGCAGCCGCTGTTCCCGCCAGGCGTCAATGTGCCCGCGGCGGTAGCATGGCGGGGAAAGTTATGCCCGGGTCCTGGGCCGTCCTGACGCTTGTCCTGGGCGAGCAATATCGCGCAGGAACGAGCCATCGTCACGTTTCAGGCGCAGACGCACCACCAGACGCCGTCGTTGGCGCGGCACTGaaacgcgtcgtcgacgcgactggcccggcgcggcggcgcggcaggctTCCCATCCAGgagttgctgctgctgtctcCGCGGCACCACTACGTAACATTTTTATTGATGCGCGCATTATGCGTATGCGTACTATGCCTACGTACGTACATGGCTGGACCGGGCTGGACTGGAAAGAAGACTTCGGGcaggggaaggggggggggggaagtGATATTGGTGGGCGATGTGATGGGCAGGCAATGATAGCAGTTCTGCCAGGGGGTGGCCCGTGCTGGGGCTGTACAAtggagcgcgtcgtgtcAGTCAGCACAGACCACCTCGTgaacgacggcgaggccatCAACCACGTCGAGCACTGACACGCTGACACGCATGCACGCATCCACgcacccccgcccacgctCGTTCCCTGCAACGACACAAACATTGTCTCCACAATCTCCACCACCCCAACTGATCAACTCACTCACCCACTGCTCCAAGCCCACCTCCCAACACCCCGCGTTTCAAGTCCCGCGCGACCCCAAACCCTCGAGTACGTACGacgccttgcgcgcctccAACATGGCGATacgaggcagaggcggcagcagcccTAGCCCtacgctcgacctcgacatcaACTACCGGCGATCGCCGTCCCCCGCGCCTCCCCCCTCGGCAGGCTGCTTCAACATATCCTGGGGCAAGCGGCGGACCAAGACCCTCCccgtgccggccgacgcTGGCCGGCTGCGAAAGGTGCGCTTCTCCGAGATTGACGAGGCAGCGCCACCAcccgtgcccccgccgcccaagccaAGCGCGCTCAAGAGACTCCTCAAACGCAAGGCCGCGGCGAagcctccacctcctccgccggcACTGAAGCCCACACcgcctacgccgccgccagccgagTCCTACTACCCAGAGTACACGACCATCCTGACGGGCaagcacgcgccgccgcccgagcccgacgtCTATGCCGCGCCGTGGCTCCGCCCGCTCGTGTGGCAGCCGCCGCATGCCGAGCTGATGGCGAAGCGGCACGCCGAGTGGGCGGGCCACCTCACGGCGGTGCATTATCCGCTGCTcccggcggcggaggagtACGAGAAGATCGGGTTCAAGTGGGACGCGGCGAAGGGCGGCATCGACACGAGCAAGCTCAACGACGCCGGTTGGACGGGGTACGGCCCCGGCcaggcgagcacgtcgaccacgtccgGATCGGCTTCTGGCGGTGAGAaaggagggggtggtgggggaggcgggggagggggagggggagggggaggggggaagaAAGGAAAGGGGAaaggcaagggcaaggcgacTGAGGCGGCAgaggagagcgaggccgagaccgaggccgaagagAAGACAGAAGAGGCAGAAGAGACAGAAGAGGCCGGCGAGTAGTCTCGTCGTCAGCCAGAAGAGGCCGCTGCGTGGCGGCCAAGTGGCACAgacggccgcgcgcagcggcctCGCTCCACATAGACACCACTTCATGTTGTATGTACTTCCTTCCTTTGACGCCGCGCTAGTTCTTGTACACGATCGCAAAGCCGTCCCAGTTCTTGTCGCCGACGGTCTGGATGGCGGCCGACAGCACCGTcttgccggcgtcggcttgGATCCAGTCGAAGATCTTGCGGAGGCCAGTGGCGTCGGAGGGGACTTCAGCGCCGTCCGGCACGGCGATGCTGGGGGAGTCAGCGGCGTCCTATcgatgtcggcgtcgacgcggtcgtcAAAGACACCATCACGACCACGCCACTCACCGCCCGCCCCGGATCGCATTGTCAAAGACAATAACCCCGCCGCTCTTGGTCAGCCGAAGCGCCTCGACAAAGTAATCAAAGTACGCCTCCTTGTCCGCGTCGACAAACACGACGTCGTACCCCGGGTCGATTTCCCCAGGGGGCGCGGCAAACGGCCCCGCGGGGTCGCGGAGGATGTCGAGCGCCGGCCCGACATGCACCGTCGGGAAGGGGaacaggtcgaggtcgaggaagtTGGCCTGGGCGACCTTTGCGTGTTGGGGCGAGTACTCGATCGTGTCGATCTGGCCGGTGCGCGGGAGGGCTTTGGCGAAGAAGGCGGTCGAGTagctgcgagcgcgagcgagcgtcagcgagcgagccagcatGCCTTGTCAGTCGCGAGTgagcgagagagagagcgagcgtcgtcgagacggCTGCAATCGACAGCCAGTTCCACCCTCGCGTTCTCGCgcactcgctgcgctcgtgcCCTCGAGCAGACTCACCCCCCCAACGTCCCAATCTCCAGCACGCGCTCAGCCTTGACAGCCTTAGTCAACACGGCGAGAAACTGGCCCAGCTGCGGCGTGACAGCAATCTTGGGCAgcccggcctcgtcggcgcgcgcaaggccacGGAGGAGGGCAGGGTCGGACGCGTAGTCGGGGTGTGCTAGCTTGGAGGTGAGgtacgcgtcgacgccggcggctgtGAGGTCTGCGGgcgggtgtcagcttgcgctgctcggcctgggctgagcgccgcgcggcgagcactgcgtgccgtgccctctgctcgctcgcgctcgccgcacTCACGCGGCTCGTCTCCCGCTTGCTCCTTGCTCAGCGGCACGTCCAGCCGCGTGCCGATCTGCCGGTGCTGCACGCTGCCGTCCGCGTTGAGCGTGTACTGGGTCACTCCGCGCGGGTCTGGGGTATCAGAGCGGCGGGTGAGCGACGTGGCGAAAGCGCGCTGCTGGGGGTGATGGTGtgcgcgggcgacgcgcaAAGGGGGGCgtaggaggaggagggaccTACCAGCGGCGGACACTGCGCGAGGGGCTGTCATCGTCGTAAGTCGTAAGGGTTGGGTTattggtgtcgtcgtcgtcggcggggtgggctTGCCTTGCCTTATGTACTGCCTCGCGCTTGCAGTGTCCGCCGCAGTAGCAGTATCGTCGTTGGTGAGACTCTGACGTGCTGATGAGTCGCTCGCAGTGACGATGAcgtccggcggcggcgacctcgccgggTGCCGGCCGAGCCGATGGGCGGCTGCGGTCGGTCGGGCTTTTCCGAGCCAAAGTGACGACGGCACGTTGTTGTTTTGATGTctcgtcggccgacgagctgtgGCTACAGCTGTTGTAGGCACGTCGCAGCACGTCGCAGCCGAGGCCaagccagctcggcgcctACTGCACCAGTACTCCCCTCACAGCCCCATGTTCcactcgccgctgcgccgctcgtGCGTCCGCACCCGCACTCCCCTCGCGGCtccgccgctcgtgctctcCAACCTTGCTCactcgcgc contains:
- the imqG gene encoding O-methyltransferase imqG, with product MTAPRAVSAAGRSLLLLRPPLRVARAHHHPQQRAFATSLTRRSDTPDPRGVTQYTLNADGSVQHRQIGTRLDVPLSKEQAGDEPHLTAAGVDAYLTSKLAHPDYASDPALLRGLARADEAGLPKIAVTPQLGQFLAVLTKAVKAERVLEIGTLGGYSTAFFAKALPRTGQIDTIEYSPQHAKVAQANFLDLDLFPFPTVHVGPALDILRDPAGPFAAPPGEIDPGYDVVFVDADKEAYFDYFVEALRLTKSGGVIVFDNAIRGGRIAVPDGAEVPSDATGLRKIFDWIQADAGKTVLSAAIQTVGDKNWDGFAIVYKN